The DNA sequence CCCAGCATGGGAGAGAGTCTGTACCATCCTGGTGGATCCCCACTTTCTCCCGCTGCCCACCCTCGCTATGGAGTTCCCCGCAGCCGAGGTCCTGCTCTCAGCCTTTCATATCTGTAAGTTCCTCCAGGGCAAGTTCTATCAGCTGTCCCTCGAACAGCCTGTGGAGAGGGTGCTCCTCAGTGCCCTGCAGAGCACAATGTGCTCGGCCACCGCTGGCAACCTGAGGAAGCTGTATACGCTCCTGAGCAGCTGCATCCCTCCGgcccggctgccagagctccactCCCACTGGCTGCTCAATGACCGGATCTGGCTGGCGCACCGCTGGCGAAGCCGAGCTGAGAGCAGCCGCTACTTCCAGGGCCTGGAGGTCACCACCCGCGTCCTCAGTCAGCTCTTCGGCACCACCCCCTGTGTGGAACAAGGCATGGCCTCTCTGCTCCGGTACATGCAGCAGAATGCGGGAGATGAGGCGAGCTTCGGCCTGGGCCTGGGTCCCCAGAACAGTCACGCCCCCTTAGACGTCAGCCCGGAAAGCCCCAAAGTGGAGCGGCTGGTAGAAGCCCGCATCCAGCACTCCCTCAATGCCATCTGCACGGGGCCGGCCGCCCAGCTCTGTCTGGGGGAGCTGGCTGTGGTCCAGAAATCTGTGCACCTCGTCGGCTCCGGCTCGGAGAAGGTGAACATCCAGATCCTGGAGGACACCCATCGGGTCCAGCCCCAGCCGCCTGCCAGCTGCAGCTGCTACTTTCACCAGGCCTTCCACCTGCCCTGCCGCCACATCCTGGCCATGCTCAGTGCTCGCCACCAGGTGCTTCAGCCCGACATGCTGCCAGCCCAGTGGACAGCAGGCTGTGCTGCCAGTCTAGACAACATTCTGGGCAGCAAGTGGAGTGAGACGCTGGATAAGCACTTGGCCGTGGCTCTCCTCACCGAGGAGGTGGGTCAGCTCTTGCAGCATTGCAGCCAGGAGGAGTTTGAACGGAGGTACAGCACCCTGCGGGAGCTGGCCGACAGCTGGATCGGCCCTTACGAGCAGGTCCAACTCTGAttgccttccgtgcccagagatGCTCATGCACACGTACCCGCTCACATCCACCCCTACGTGcacaacacacactcacactatTATACTTCCGTGGGCCTGCCTTCCAGGAAAGGACAAGGGTCTTCTATTCTACCGCAGCCTATTACCTAAAATGTGTCTAGTTCCTAAGACAGGAGTCAGcaaaccttttctgtaaaggggctgacagtaaatattttagactttgctgGCCACGGTCTCTGTTGTATattcttggtttggttttgtttggcagccttttcaaaagattaaaaaccattcttagcccAAGGGCCTTAGAAACAGGTGGCCCTGCTCTAGGATAAGACTCTGGGTGGAGATCGAGGGCAGGGGCTTGGTAATAGCTTCCCCAGTCATTAGATGATTCACCTGACCCACAGAGGAGAGGAGGTGGATCTCAGCCTTTGTTCCCTGGCCCCCACAGGGAGGTCATTAAAGTCACATTTGCCTATTCCAGTCCTCgtctcattttgtattttctagaagACAGCAGAGCAAATATCATGGAAAGAATAGACTTTGGAGTCTGCCACTACGTGCAAATCCCAGTTCTTTCAATGCCTGATTTTTGAGGCCTGGTTGTACCTTTTACTAGCTCTGGGACATCAGGCAAGTCACCCCTCAAAAGGCTCGATCTGTTCATCTGTAGAAATGGATATGCTCCCAGCACTGATGAGATTAAAGGAGAGCCTGCCTGTAATGGGCCCATGACCAGTGGGTGCTCAAGTGGTCATCTTCCTTCCTTGACACTGGTCCCATCACTTGCCCTCAGCTGGCTGGGAAATGTCAGGCAAGAGGAAAATTCACGTTGCCTAGGGCTTTGTACCACAATCTTGATCAAATCctgaaacaagacaaaagaggCCTCCACTCCAAGCCGGGCCCCTATCTCAGGAGATTTTCATTGTAAGTACTCTGAGAAGTCTGGAAGAAGTTCCTGGCATCTGGAAGAAGTTCCTGGTTCTGGGCCCTGATGAAAGACTTGTATTGACAAGAGTGGATCAAACCACCACCCTATCCCCATCCATGTCACAGGCACTCCCAGTTCTGTCTGACCAAAAACCATACAGAGAAGCTGCCCTGTGTGTCTGGTGCTATTTCATCCAGCTACAAGCAGGAGCCAGGAGGCTGGCCTCTCCTGGATCTCATGAGGGGCATTTGCGCAGAGGCTGTGTGGGCACGGGCCTGCTCCCACCGCGCCCCCTCCACGGCCCCCTCTGGCTCCGGATGGGCCATCATGAAAGCTTGAGCCGCCCGAATCAGGTCCTCTTCCCGAAGCCCTGGGACAGGCACGGTGGGGATGCCTGCGATCATCATGGCCAGGGTAAGGATGCAGATGTCAGGCTTGGAGCCGgcctccttctcccctgcctcaGAGGGCATCGGTAGAACCCCTGGTGACAGCCCACACAGCAGCTGGGGCCCAGGCCTGCTGGGGCCTCCCAGGCGGGGAGCTCTGCCTCTGGAGCAGCCATCCTCCCAGCCCAAGCTCTCCGGCTGCCTTGCGAGGGGGAATCTGTGGTTGTATCGGCCATAATCCTTCCGCTGCAGTGTCTCCCAGCCAGCCCCCCCAGGACAGCCCCTGGCTTCGGGCACCGCCAGGGCCGGGCCCCAGGCCTGGGCAACAGGAGCCACCTGCTCAGCTTTCTGGTCCACTGGGCCTAGTCCACCAGAGGCCACCACCACTGGCTCTATAGGACTATAGAGGCCAAGGGATGAGCCTGGAGAAGCAGCCCCACCTGTAGAGACAGGAACGAGATGGAATGTTACTCTCGGTGTCTTTGGGGAGGCCCTGAGGGGCAGGGCACAGAAGCAGAGTACTGGAAACAGGAGTGATTAAGACCAGCCCAAGAGGGCTGTCTAGTGGTTGGGAACTAGGTGTTTTACTCATATCCGCACCCCCAGTCCCCAACACCGAGTAGGCAATGGagaagtgtttgttgaatgaatgagtgagcagGTAGCTACTGGCAAGGCCTTTTGGAATGGCTTTCTTCAGAGAACTGACTCCAGGGCCAGCCCAGAAATGTTCAGCAGAACCTCCACCTCCCCAGAGCCAGGAAAACAAGTTCTCAGGGAAAGTTGTGGTGCCCCCTCCAGTTCCAGGAGCCCCTCTCTCACCTTGGCTGGAAGGCAGAAGACCTTGGTGAGTTTGTGGAGACGTGAAATAGGACATGGCCGCCCCAAAGCCCCTGTTTGTGAGGGAACAGTCCTCTGCCTCCTGTCCCACCCCTTCCACCATTCTAGAATGTCACCTCATAGTCCCTCCCCTTTACTCCTGGAACCCACCTCACAGCACTGACCTGTTCCTTCTAGAACCTGTACATGACAATAGCATGGGGTTAAAAGAGTGCTGGACCAGGAACTGGACATTCTAGGTTCTTACCTCTACCTTGGGCGAGTCACTTGGATAGTTTTGTTCCTTGATATTCTCCTCTGTATAATGGAAGTAATGATACTCACTTCCTCACCAGAAGTCCTGAGCGTTAAATGAGATTATCTGTCATGGAAGCAAATGATCAGAGATACCAATAAAGAAGCGAGTGCTTTGTGCTCTGCCCTCGTTCATTTGCTGTGTGACTTCGGAATACATTCCCATCTCTAGGCTTTGGTTTCCTATCTGCAGAATGAAATCGTTGGTCCAGGGTGTCACACTGGGATGGACATTCAATTCTTTGGGGAGCGCTCAGAAATCCTGATGCCCAGCCTCgtcccagaccaattaaatctgGACCCCTGGGTCAGACCTAGTTAGTGTTAGTCCCTCAAGTGGTTATACTATATGCCAAAGTCAAGACCTCTATTCTAGGGGAATGCTCCTCAATCCTGGCTGTACATTAGAATCTCTGGGGAGCTTTTACAAAAGAACAGCGTCTAGGCCTCATCCTCCAACAATCAGAATGGGAATTTCTGGAGATGGGGtttggggcagcagctcttcagTGTATCCCAGATAACCCTAATGAGCAGCCTGACTAGGAACCGCTGGTCTAGGTGATGTCTATAATCTATctaggggcgcccaggtggctcagtcagtaaaatgtctgcctttggctcaggtcatgatcccagggtcctgggattggagccccacgttgggctccctgctcggcaggggaggctgcttctccctctccttctgcccctgctcatgtgctctctctcaaataaaatgccCTGTCTTGCTCTGACCTACTGACTCTCAACGTTTCTACAAGGGCCGCTCATGGGCTTCCAGGGCAAGGAGACCCTCCAATGATCGGTATCAGCATCAGCTGTGTTTATTTCCAGGCCTGGCCGGCAGCAATATGGCCAGCTTCAGAGCAGCCACGGCTCCGGGGCCAGGACATGCTCCCGTGGCCCGGTTCTAGGGCCGCTGCAGGCCTTTACTCGTACTTGCAGAAATCCTTAAGTCCTTTCGGCAGGTGGAGTCCATCAATGGCCAACCGGTGCACCACGCTCCTTTGGATGACTAGGCGGCAGAGAGTCTGCAGGGACGGCACTGTGGAAAGAAGGCTGTCAGAGTCAAACTTAACTGGGGGGGTGTCTGAGGCTGAGACCCAGAAGATCTAGGTACTGGTTCTCCTTTTGTCATTaacttgggcaagtcccttctgctttctaGGTCCAGCCTGCGTCACAGGCCGTTCAGGTGGTTGACATAGCACCTCTTTCAAAACCTCCACAGTGCTGCAGCCCTGTTTCTATTGGAACCCCCCCCCTTAGCAGTTGCCGGGGGCACAGGCAGTGTGTCTGACTCACCTGCGCACACCCGGCCTCCAGCACAGTTCTGACACAAGAGTGGGTTCTAGTTCACTGAATTCATAAAATGATCAGAGGTATAAATAAAGGGCTTAAGAAGgctaggtgcgcctgggtggctcagtgggttaaagcctctgccttcggctcaggtcatgatctcagggttctgggatcggccccgcatcaggctctctgctcagcagggaacctgcttccccctcttctctgcctgcctctctgcctacttgtgatctctgtctgtcaaataaataaataatcttttttaaaaaagggcttAAGAAGGCTATAAAGGACCAGATTGCACGAACAATCTGGAGCCTATGATGCCTTTCAACCGGTATGCCCAAATCCAGGAGCATTTGTCTAATAAGAGAGCACACAATTTCCAAGGCAGCCCAGGTGTGACAGTTTAGAATTCCTGCCCTAGGTTAATACAGAAAACACTGGCAAAGCAAGCAACCTAATGGATCACAGCTGAAGTgggaaacggaggcccagagCCGGCAGTGACTTGTTCAAGATCCCAAGCAGAGGCAAAATTTCAAGTCCGATTCCCTAACTTCTAAACTAAGGCTGGACAAACGGAAGTCTTGCTAGCTGGCTTGAGAATCCTAGCAAGTTCCTGTTCCCACACTGGGCCAGGAGGGGTCGCTGCTCAGGGGGTGGGATACCTACAGCCATACTCGAGCTGGACCAGGCGCACGCTCTTGGTGGAGGCAAACACGTCCACCACTGCGTAGAGGGGCTGGGCGGCTGGCAGCCCCCGGGCGCTAGGGCCCATGTCCTCGCCGTTGATGATGATGTGCATGTCGGCAGTGCCGTCCGGGCGTGGGCAGAAAAGAACGCCCAGGCGGCTGCGGCGCGCGGTCGGTGGCAGCACATTCAGCTCATACAGCTGATCCAAGAGGTGGCTGTAGAGCCCGGGCCGGCTGCGACCCACCAGCCGGTCGCGGGGAATGCGAAACTGCTCGATGCACAGATACGGTTCCACCAGGAGGGCTGGGGGGCGGCTGGGGGCCAATGCCTCTGCCTCCGGGCGGTCCTCCCGGGGCACGCGGTTGTGATGACGCGTAATGGCAAAGACCCAGGTGTGGCCGAGGCTGACTAGGTCGGGCAGCGAAAACTCGGGCACCGATACCAGAGTGGCGGGGTCTAGTGCGGTCAGGCCGAGGCGCAGGTGCCCGCACCAGCCCAGCTCTTTCTCCTCGATCTCGACCAGGAATATCTGGCCCGGGGCCAGCGGCTCGCGACTGAAGCATACGCCGTGAGCGAAACTCTCCACGCGTGTGGCCCGCGTCCCGGAGAGGTCCACACGGATGTTGGCACCGTGCACCTGGTGGAAGCGGGTGGGACGGGGCTCGGGACGCGCGGATCTCCAGGCCGCTCCCAAGTCCACGGGGTCGGAGACAGCAGCCATCTCCCGGCCACGAGACAGGCCAGCGGGCGCCGGGGGCTATTTTGGGAGGCGCGCTCAGAGGGTGACTGCGGGGGCACCAAGTAAGGTAACCCTCCCATCCCCCCCGACTGCCCTTCCCGAGGCTCTGCCCTGGGGTCCTAGCGCCGCTTGCTCAGCCATCCCGCTTGGAcaggggcccacagggaggccgAGGGATCCTGGCCGCCCACATCTGGGTCATCTGATGGCTGGCGCGCGCGACACGACCTGAGAGGACCGCGGACTCTGACCGCACGCAGGCCGCCGCCTGCGAGCTGCGGGTCCCGGGGTACCAGCGAGGCCCGGCAGGATGACTGTCACGTGACGCCGACACCCACGTGACTCCGACTCCACATGACCTCCCGCGACCGGGCCCCTCCTGGAGAGCGAGGACGCGGGGGAGCAGAGGTGAGGGCGTCCCGGGAGGCCGGAGGGGACCCGCGGCCCGGGGCGGTGCGGTGGGTGGGCGCTGGAGCCTGGCCGGGGACTTCTTTGGCCGCGCGCCGCCAGCTCCTTCGCGAGGCCGCCCCGCGGAAGCGCCGAGGAGCGAGGGAGCGCGGAAACAGGCGGCCCCGCTTCCTGCTGCAGATGATCGGAGCCGCGCTGTCGCCTCCTtggttgctgctgctgctcctgccctGGGCGCCCCCAGGCCAGGCAGCGCCGGACGTGGATGAAATCCAGTGCCTGCCTGGGTTGGCCAAGCAGCCGGCTTTCCGCCAGTACTCCGGCTACCTCCGTGGCTCCGGCTCCAAGCACCTCCACTACTGGTCTGCGGCTTTCCCtccggggcagggaggggacgggGCGCGAGCTGGGGGAGGGTCTGAAGACCTCCCGAGGAGCCTGGGAGCAGGGCGCGCTGGGAGGGGTCCCTCCGCCGGCACTCACCctgctctgcctcccctcccaggtTTGTGGAATCGCAGAAGGATCCCAAGAGCAGCCCTCTGGTGCTTTGGCTCAATGGAGGGCCCGGCTGCAGCTCCCTAGATGGCTTCCTCACAGAGCACGGCCCCTTCCTGGTGAGTGGAAAGCCACTGTCTCCCCCCTACAACCAGGAAGGGGACAGTCCCTaaaggaaggggctggggaggagggagagcaggacTTGGAGGTGTTCCCAGTGTGCCCTTCTCCTGAGCCTGGGTTCCCTCGTTTGTACCATTGACCTGACTTTCTATACCTCACAGGGGTTTTGCCCGAGTGCggagtgcccagcacagtggcCCTTGGCACTCAGCCATCTCTCTCCTCTTCAGGTGCAGCCAGATGGTGCCACGCTGGAGTACAACCCCTATTCTTGGAACCTGGTATAGCTGGAGCCGGGGGTCCCGTGGGGGTGTCCGGGCACTCGGATGGGTTGGGGAGCCTTCTTCAGTTGGTTTCCTCCTGCCATGTAGATTGCCAATGTGTTGTACCTTGAGTCCCCAGCTGGGGTGGGCTTCTCCTACTCTGATGACAAGACTTACGCCACCAATGACACCGAGGTGAGTCCAGTGCCTGCCCTGTGCCCCAGCCTCCCCAGTTGTCTAAGGGTAGCATGAGCCGGGAGAGAAGAACATGGCGCTAGAGTCTGTTTTTGGCTCTTCCGCAGGCTGTGTGTGGTCTTGGCGAAGCCACTTCCTCTTGCTCTGAGTGGGTGGTGGGTGTCATGATCTCTGAAATTCTTTCTAGCTCCAATACCAGAAGCTTTCGGTTCCCTCCATCCTGCTTTCTCTAGGTGGCCCAGAGCAATTTTGAGGCCCTGAAGGATTTCTTCCGCCTCTTCCCGGAGTACAAGGACAATGAGCTTTTCCTGACAGGAGAGAGCTATGCTGGCATTTACATCCCCACCCTGGCCGTGTTGGTCATGCAGGATCCCAGCATGAACCTGCAGGTAGGGCCGCTGCGGGAGGGGAGTGAGGCAGCTTATGGTCATGGCCTTTTGGTGAGCGAGGTCAGACAGGCCGTCTTCCCTGTCCAACTTGGTCTCCTTTGTAACGCGCTTGCCACTGGCTGGCCTACCCCTGCTCACGTGCCTCCCAGGACGGAAGCTCACCTGTCAGCCAGCCAGATCTGTTCTTTACTTTGAGTGGCCTCCCCACAAACCAGCTTGGATTTCAGTGTCCAGATTGCTGGAGGTCTGGGTGTAGCCCAGGGaggctcctcctctccctccagatGACCTGGATGCCCTGGCTGTTTCACAGGGGTTGGCTGTGGGCAATGGACTCTCCTCCTATGAGCAGAATGACAACTCCCTGGTCTATTTCGCCTACTACCATGGCCTTCTGGGGAACAGGTATGGGAGGGGGCGGTTGGGCAATCTCCAGGGTGGGGCAGGTCATGAGATCTCAGGTCTGCTCTCCAGGCACATGATACCCCCGGGGCCCTACCCCAGTTTATGAccaggaggtgggggctggggttgCTAGAAGTGTTCATTGCGGGAAGGGACTGAGGAGGGCTGGCAGGATGGCCCTAGAGCAGCTAGGTGGCGAACCTCCATACCATCCCCTGTGATCCATTTCCTTGTCCCCTGggaggcaggtggtggtgggaggttggaaggagaaagtgggagcgccccccccgccccccggcctgAATGCTTTTGTGCCTCTCCTGCAGGCTCTGGTCTTCCCTCCAGACCCACTGCTGCTCTCAAAACAAGTGTAATTTCTACGACAACACCGACCCAGAATGCGTGACTAATGTGAGGTTCTGCCCCCAACCTCTGTCACCCCTGACACCCCCAGCCCAGAGAAGAGGACCACATCCCTTCTTTGGGGACTCCCTGACCCTGTCCCCTGTGGCTTTGCTGTCCTGCCTCCTACAGCAATTTGGTGTTTTCTGGGATGTATCTAGGGATGTGTTCCTGTCACTACTTCCTGTGACTTTCTGGGCAAATCCTAGAATCCCTGGGAGGGAAAGGATCTCTCACACCTACAGTGTTCCAGGCACCGGGCTGACGTAGGTCAATGTGGATTACTTAATATTGAAGTTTCCCCTTTAAGGGACATTGTATTGTCCacattttccagaagaggaaagtgATGTCAAGAATGTTAAAGTTACTCGTCTGAAGTCACAGTGCTAGGAAGTAGTGCCACCAGGGTTTAGACCCCAGGCTGGCAGATTCCTTCCACTGAGCCTCCGTTCCCCTACCTGTAAAAAAAAGTAGCGGAAGGATGACAACAAGAGGCGAAGCAGGAGAGTGATGAATCCTGGGACGTGTTGGTGAGATCCTGGGGAGACCAGGGCTTTGTGACACGGGGGTGGCTCGGCGTGTCATTGCAGCTACAGGAAGTGTCCCGCATCGTGGGCAACTCGGGCCTCAACATTTACAACCTCTACGCCCCCTGTGCTGGGGGTGTGCCGGGCCATTTAAGGTAGGCCCTGCGGTGTGCCCTGGGGGCCTCAGCCTCGGCCTGGAGACTGAGGCACCCATCCCCCACTTCACTTGCAGGTTCGAGAAGGACACTGTCGTGCTCCACGACTTCGGCAACATCTTCACTCGCCTGCCGCTCAAGCAGACATGGCATCAGGTGTGCGAGCATCTGGGCTGCTTCTGGTGGGGGTGGGCCAGGGCGGCAAAGACCCTGACCTGTGGTTTGCGCTCCCAGGCGCTGCTGCTGCGCTCCGGGAACAGGGCGCGCATGGACCCACCCTGCACCAACACCACGGCCGCCTCCACCTACCTCAACAACCCGTATGTGCGCAAGGCCCTCCACGTCCCTGAGCAGCTGCCCCGCTGGGACATGTGCAAGTGAGGCGCTGGGGCCAGCCGCGGGCTGGGAGTGGCAGGCGCTCGGGGCCTGTGGGTATCAGACAGGTTCCCAGGAACCCCTTGGCCAGGGTCTCTCAGGGGTGGCCCTCAGGGTGTGGCGGTGAGTTAGTTGTACAGGAAGTCTAACCCTTCGGCTGATGGATGTTTCACCAGTTCATTGGTAAAATGTTAGTTTGCTTCCCCAGTAGTGAGTCAACagaccctgtcccccacccccgctctgcTACAGTCCCCAGTTGCACAAATCTCCTCTGACCCGTGTTGAGGAACATGGTGATGCCCGGCACGGCGGGGGCCACCCAAGTCCATTCTGATTGGCCAGCACCCCTGCCCTCTTGCCATTAACATGCTGTGGTTCTCACACTTGGGAGCCCCTTGGTGCTAAATCCCAATCGTGGACCCGTCACTAAATGTTTCCATCTATGCTTCCCAATAGGGGTGAGTTGAGGACCTGGGTGTTCCAGCCTCTCATCCAACTAAGTCCTACAGACGTGACACAAGGAGGGgactgaatcccagctctgcccccggGGCTGGAGCTTCAAGCTGGGAGGGGACCGTAAGGGGAGGTCTACCATGTGACTCTTTATTCCCCTTTACCTGGTCTTCGTGGGGCCTGCCCACGTGCTCCCGCAGCTTCCTGGTGAACATACAGTACCGCCGTCTCTACCAAAGCGTGCAGGACCAGTACTTGAAGCTGCTCACCACGCAGGTGAGTGGGGGCCGCGCAGCGGGGGCCGCCAGCAACCTCAGGGCCCCCTTGAGAGGGCCGCTCTGGACACCAGAAGCTGAAACTCTTAAGAGACGAAGCCCAGGGATACAGGGTCACGATTTGAACATGGCTTTGTCCCCCACCCCATGGTGCTCTGTGGTAGGAGGCTGGGGGTTCTGCGTCGGCCAAGGAGACTTTAGGTGGAGAAGAGCTGGGAGAACGTGTTACAGGCAAATGGAGGTCCGGGGTGGGAAAGAgccttgtccaaggtcatctGGGAGACCCTGACAGCCAGTCAGGACCAGGTTCTGTACCCACAGTGGTTAGAGCAGGAGCTCTGCCTGCGTGCAGGTTCCTTTACTCGCCGTGTCACCCTG is a window from the Meles meles chromosome 16, mMelMel3.1 paternal haplotype, whole genome shotgun sequence genome containing:
- the ZSWIM1 gene encoding zinc finger SWIM domain-containing protein 1 isoform X2, whose protein sequence is MALTMLNEFLIEDPNPPMLLYQVSKTAQLDTLNYQSCFMQGVFAHFPEILFIHRTYNPTGKVLYTFLVDGPRVQLEGHLARAVYFAIPAKEDAEGLAQMFQVFKKFNPAWERVCTILVDPHFLPLPTLAMEFPAAEVLLSAFHICKFLQGKFYQLSLEQPVERVLLSALQSTMCSATAGNLRKLYTLLSSCIPPARLPELHSHWLLNDRIWLAHRWRSRAESSRYFQGLEVTTRVLSQLFGTTPCVEQGMASLLRYMQQNAGDEASFGLGLGPQNSHAPLDVSPESPKVERLVEARIQHSLNAICTGPAAQLCLGELAVVQKSVHLVGSGSEKVNIQILEDTHRVQPQPPASCSCYFHQAFHLPCRHILAMLSARHQVLQPDMLPAQWTAGCAASLDNILGSKWSETLDKHLAVALLTEEKTAEQISWKE
- the ZSWIM1 gene encoding zinc finger SWIM domain-containing protein 1 isoform X1; the protein is MALTMLNEFLIEDPNPPMLLYQVSKTAQLDTLNYQSCFMQGVFAHFPEILFIHRTYNPTGKVLYTFLVDGPRVQLEGHLARAVYFAIPAKEDAEGLAQMFQVFKKFNPAWERVCTILVDPHFLPLPTLAMEFPAAEVLLSAFHICKFLQGKFYQLSLEQPVERVLLSALQSTMCSATAGNLRKLYTLLSSCIPPARLPELHSHWLLNDRIWLAHRWRSRAESSRYFQGLEVTTRVLSQLFGTTPCVEQGMASLLRYMQQNAGDEASFGLGLGPQNSHAPLDVSPESPKVERLVEARIQHSLNAICTGPAAQLCLGELAVVQKSVHLVGSGSEKVNIQILEDTHRVQPQPPASCSCYFHQAFHLPCRHILAMLSARHQVLQPDMLPAQWTAGCAASLDNILGSKWSETLDKHLAVALLTEEVGQLLQHCSQEEFERRYSTLRELADSWIGPYEQVQL
- the SPATA25 gene encoding spermatogenesis-associated protein 25; this translates as MVEGVGQEAEDCSLTNRGFGAAMSYFTSPQTHQGLLPSSQGGAASPGSSLGLYSPIEPVVVASGGLGPVDQKAEQVAPVAQAWGPALAVPEARGCPGGAGWETLQRKDYGRYNHRFPLARQPESLGWEDGCSRGRAPRLGGPSRPGPQLLCGLSPGVLPMPSEAGEKEAGSKPDICILTLAMMIAGIPTVPVPGLREEDLIRAAQAFMMAHPEPEGAVEGARWEQARAHTASAQMPLMRSRRGQPPGSCL
- the NEURL2 gene encoding neuralized-like protein 2; translated protein: MAAVSDPVDLGAAWRSARPEPRPTRFHQVHGANIRVDLSGTRATRVESFAHGVCFSREPLAPGQIFLVEIEEKELGWCGHLRLGLTALDPATLVSVPEFSLPDLVSLGHTWVFAITRHHNRVPREDRPEAEALAPSRPPALLVEPYLCIEQFRIPRDRLVGRSRPGLYSHLLDQLYELNVLPPTARRSRLGVLFCPRPDGTADMHIIINGEDMGPSARGLPAAQPLYAVVDVFASTKSVRLVQLEYGLPSLQTLCRLVIQRSVVHRLAIDGLHLPKGLKDFCKYE
- the CTSA gene encoding lysosomal protective protein — encoded protein: MTSRDRAPPGERGRGGAEMIGAALSPPWLLLLLLPWAPPGQAAPDVDEIQCLPGLAKQPAFRQYSGYLRGSGSKHLHYWFVESQKDPKSSPLVLWLNGGPGCSSLDGFLTEHGPFLVQPDGATLEYNPYSWNLIANVLYLESPAGVGFSYSDDKTYATNDTEVAQSNFEALKDFFRLFPEYKDNELFLTGESYAGIYIPTLAVLVMQDPSMNLQGLAVGNGLSSYEQNDNSLVYFAYYHGLLGNRLWSSLQTHCCSQNKCNFYDNTDPECVTNLQEVSRIVGNSGLNIYNLYAPCAGGVPGHLRFEKDTVVLHDFGNIFTRLPLKQTWHQALLLRSGNRARMDPPCTNTTAASTYLNNPYVRKALHVPEQLPRWDMCNFLVNIQYRRLYQSVQDQYLKLLTTQKYRILLYNGDVDMACNFMGDEWFVDSLNQKMEVQRRPWLVDYGDSGEQIAGFVKEFSHIAFLTIKGAGHMVPTDKPQAALTMFSRFLNKQPY